A genomic segment from Juglans regia cultivar Chandler chromosome 14, Walnut 2.0, whole genome shotgun sequence encodes:
- the LOC108988273 gene encoding heterogeneous nuclear ribonucleoprotein Q-like: MPQTKANALSAGKPVEPQKLSELEKAVESEEKVDLDEDDEPEEDEEEEPEEEEEEEEVEYEEVEEEEEVEEIEEEVEEEEEELEEAEEEDTNNAIGADAQKNNSGGEMKVEDGDEKKKHAELLALPPHGSEIYIGGIPHDTSDEDLRVFCESVGEVGEVRIMKGKDSGENKGFAFVTFRSTELASKAIDELSNNEFKGKKIKCSTSKAKHRLFIGNVPRSWGEEDLRKVVTEIGPGVTAVELVKDVKNTSNNRGFAFVDYYNHACAEYSRQKMMNPQFKLGDNAPTVSWADPKNADSSASAQVKAIYVKNLPKNITQNQLKKLFEHHGKITKVVLPPAKSGKEKSRIGFVHFAERSIAMKALKNTEKYELDGQVLECSLAKPQADEKAGGSNSQKSGLLPNYPPRVGYGVVDGAYGGLGARYGAAGFAPPMIYGRGPAPGLSMMPMLLPDGRIGYVLQQPGAQPHIASHQRSVIRGGGGNGNKSSVSSSRGRHNNDGGHGRRYRPY, from the exons ATGCCACAGACAAAGGCAAATGCATTATCTGCTGGTAAGCCAGTTGAACCTCAAAAGTTAAGTGAGCTGGAAAAGGCAGTTGAATCTGAAGAGAAGGTTGATCTTGATGAAGACGATGAGCctgaggaggatgaggaggaggagcctgaggaggaggaggaggaggaggaggttgAGTATGAAGAGgtagaggaggaagaggaagttgaagaaattgaagaagaggtggaagaagaagaggaggaactGGAAGAAGCCGAAGAGGAGGATACTAATAATGCTATTGGAGCTGATGCACAGAAAAACAATAGTGGTGGTGAGATGAAGGTTGAAGATGGGGACGAGAAGAAAAAACATGCTGAACTTCTTGCCCTTCCTCCGCATGGTTCTGAAATATACATAGGCGGCATTCCCCATGATACTTCGGATGAGGATTTGAGAGTTTTTTGTGAATCTGTCGGAGAAGTGGGAGAG GTTCGAATTATGAAAGGCAAAGATTCAGGTGAGAACAAGGGCTTTGCATTTGTGACCTTTAGAAGTACAGAATTAGCATCTAAAGCTATTGATGAGCTGAGTAACAATGAATTTAAG ggtaaaaaaataaaatgttcaacGTCAAAAGCAAAGCACCGTTTATTCATTGGTAATGTTCCTAGAAGCTGGGGAGAGGAGGATCTGAGGAAAGTTGTCACTGAGATAGGACCCGGAGTTACTGCTGTGGAACTGGTTAAG GATGTAAAGAACACCAGCAATAACAGAGGCTTTGCTTTTGTTGATTATTATAATCATGCATGTGCTGAGTATTCAAGGCAAAAGATGATGAACCCACAATTTAAGCTAGGTGATAATGCCCCAACCGTGAGTTGGGCTGACCCAAAAAATGCTGATTCTTCTGCTTCTGCACAG GTGAAGGCAATATACGTGAAGAATTTGCCAAAGAATATAACACAAAACCAGTTAAAGAAGCTTTTTGAACATCATGGGAAAATCACAAAAGTGGTTCTGCCACCCGCCAAATCTGGAAAGGAAAAAAGTAGAATAGGTTTCGTACATTTTGCAGAGAGGTCAATTGCTATGAAGGCACTGAAGAATACAGAAAAATACGAACTAGATG GCCAAGTTTTGGAGTGTTCTCTTGCAAAACCACAAGCAGATGAAAAGGCTGGAGGGTCAAATTCACAGAAGTCAGGATTGCTTCCAAATTATCCCCCTCGTGTTGGTTATGGTGTGGTCGATGGTGCCTATGGTGGTCTTGGTGCACGATATGGTGCTGCAGGCTTTGCACCG CCAATGATCTATGGAAGGGGACCAGCTCCTGGCTTGTCAATGATGCCAATGCTTCTGCCAGATGGACGGATTGGATATGTTTT